From the genome of Cynocephalus volans isolate mCynVol1 chromosome 14, mCynVol1.pri, whole genome shotgun sequence, one region includes:
- the RPL31 gene encoding large ribosomal subunit protein eL31 has translation MAPAKKGGEKKKGRSAINEVVTREYTINIHKRIHGVGFKKRAPRALKEIRKFAMKEMGTPDVRIDTRLNKAVWAKGIRNVPYRIRVRLSRKRNEDEDSPNKLYTLVTYVPVTTFKNLQTVNVDEN, from the exons ATGGCTCCTGCAAAGAAGGGCGGCGAGAAGAAGAAGGGCCGTTCTGCCATCAACGAGGTGGTGACCCGAGAATACACCATCAACATTCACAAGCGTATCCATGGAGT GGGTTTCAAGAAGCGTGCTCCTCGGGCACTCAAAGAGATCCGGAAATTTGCCATGAAGGAGATGGGGACTCCAGATGTGCGCATTGATACCAGGCTCAACAAAGCTGTCTGGGCTAAAGGAATAAG gaATGTCCCATACCGTATCCGTGTGCGGTTGTCCAGAAAACGTAACGAGGATGAAGATTCACCAAACAAGCTCTATACTTTGGTTACTTATGTACCTGTTACCACCTTCAAAA ATCTGCAGACAGTCAATGTGGATGAGAACTAA